A window from Nocardioides mesophilus encodes these proteins:
- a CDS encoding adenylate/guanylate cyclase domain-containing protein, translating into MAEPAAGEGRRGLPTSSRLLLIGAMLLVPLLGFALLMRQPSLDLRWEHHPTHFWLVLTTAALSAVLAYATGAAAEQRGDARVLWVSLAFLSAAGFLGLHALATPGVLLMTANTGFVVATPVGIALGSVLAVVSSLDLSGARAVRMVRRGRQVRLALLALMVLWAVFSLARLPPLQADQIVPEQADGVLGALAVPAIVLYAVAAGRYVRLWRRRPSLMLLSMLAAFVLLAEAMVAVVFARNWQLSWWEWHVLLLAAFVLVALGARLQWHEERFADLYLQDTSAGRREMSILFADLQGFTTFSERHEPAQVTAMLNAFFEVAVPPVVHRFGGEIDRIIGDALMVTFNKRGDQPDHAVRAARAGLALQEATAAVVAQHPDWPRFRVGINSGEVLVSLLGTEGGRTHTVIGDVVNSASRIEGKAPVGGVAIGPGTKALLPTAVTESLGKLELKGKAEPLEVHLLRRLDAAVG; encoded by the coding sequence ATGGCTGAGCCGGCCGCAGGGGAGGGACGCCGCGGCCTGCCCACGTCGTCGCGGCTGCTGCTCATCGGCGCGATGCTGCTCGTCCCGCTGCTCGGCTTCGCGCTGCTGATGCGGCAGCCGTCGCTGGACCTGCGGTGGGAGCACCATCCCACGCACTTCTGGCTGGTGCTGACCACCGCCGCGCTCAGCGCCGTCCTCGCCTATGCCACCGGCGCCGCGGCCGAGCAGCGCGGGGACGCCCGGGTGCTCTGGGTGTCCCTGGCCTTCCTGTCCGCCGCCGGCTTCCTGGGCCTGCACGCGCTGGCGACCCCCGGGGTGCTGCTGATGACCGCGAACACCGGCTTCGTGGTGGCCACCCCGGTGGGGATCGCGCTCGGTTCGGTGCTCGCCGTGGTCTCCTCGCTGGACCTCTCCGGTGCCCGGGCCGTGCGCATGGTCCGGCGCGGTCGGCAGGTACGCCTCGCGCTCCTTGCGCTCATGGTGCTGTGGGCGGTCTTCTCGCTCGCCCGGTTGCCGCCGCTGCAGGCCGACCAGATCGTTCCCGAGCAGGCCGACGGGGTGCTCGGCGCGCTCGCGGTGCCCGCCATCGTCCTGTACGCCGTCGCCGCCGGGCGCTACGTGCGGCTGTGGCGGCGCCGGCCCTCGCTGATGCTGCTCTCGATGCTGGCGGCCTTCGTGCTGCTCGCGGAGGCGATGGTCGCCGTGGTCTTCGCGCGCAACTGGCAGCTGTCGTGGTGGGAGTGGCACGTGCTGCTGCTCGCCGCGTTCGTCCTGGTGGCGCTCGGCGCACGGCTGCAGTGGCACGAGGAGCGCTTCGCCGATCTCTACCTGCAGGACACCTCCGCCGGGCGCCGGGAGATGAGCATCCTCTTCGCCGACCTGCAGGGCTTCACGACGTTCTCGGAGCGCCACGAGCCGGCCCAGGTCACCGCGATGCTCAACGCCTTCTTCGAGGTGGCGGTCCCTCCGGTGGTGCACCGTTTCGGCGGGGAGATCGACCGGATCATCGGGGACGCGCTGATGGTGACGTTCAACAAGCGCGGCGACCAGCCCGACCACGCGGTGCGCGCCGCACGAGCCGGCCTCGCACTGCAGGAGGCGACGGCGGCGGTGGTGGCGCAGCACCCGGACTGGCCGCGTTTCCGGGTCGGCATCAACAGCGGGGAGGTCCTGGTCTCGCTGCTCGGCACCGAGGGCGGCCGCACGCACACGGTGATCGGGGACGTCGTCAACTCCGCCTCGCGGATCGAGGGCAAGGCGCCGGTCGGCGGCGTCGCCATCGGGCCCGGTACCAAGGCGCTGCTGCCGACCGCGGTCACCGAGTCGTTGGGGAAGCTGGAGCTGAAGGGCAAGGCCGAGCCGCTCGAGGTGCATCTGCTGCGCCGGCTCGACGCCGCCGTCGGATGA
- a CDS encoding 2'-5' RNA ligase family protein, whose amino-acid sequence MALSVCLLADSASDFALRALWRRLEDAGIGTLLSHTHGHHVPHLTFASLLDYDLAQVRTAVAGLPDAGPTTLPFDALGMFRRSRCWLAPAASSDLARRQEAVVRAIRTTPAELHRNYEPGSWTPHLTLAPRLHLEELPVVARLAFEVLPLLLTFDHAALIDTSTGVRHPLPHVV is encoded by the coding sequence ATGGCCCTCTCCGTGTGCCTGCTGGCCGACTCCGCGTCCGACTTCGCGCTCCGGGCCCTGTGGCGGCGCCTGGAGGACGCCGGGATCGGGACGCTGCTCAGCCACACCCACGGCCACCACGTGCCGCACCTGACGTTCGCCTCGCTGCTCGACTACGACCTCGCGCAGGTGCGTACGGCGGTCGCCGGGCTGCCCGACGCGGGACCGACCACGCTGCCCTTCGACGCGCTCGGGATGTTCCGCCGAAGCCGTTGCTGGCTGGCGCCGGCCGCCTCCAGCGACCTCGCACGGCGCCAGGAGGCGGTGGTGCGAGCGATCCGGACGACCCCGGCGGAGCTGCACCGCAACTACGAGCCCGGCTCGTGGACGCCGCACCTGACCTTGGCTCCGCGGCTGCACCTCGAGGAGCTTCCCGTGGTCGCCCGGCTGGCCTTCGAGGTGCTGCCGCTGCTGCTGACCTTCGACCACGCCGCGCTCATCGACACGAGCACCGGCGTACGGCACCCGCTGCCCCACGTGGTCTGA
- a CDS encoding Vms1/Ankzf1 family peptidyl-tRNA hydrolase: protein MRTTLLADMYQSAGPFASVTVDVSQDTQSGAHEHEIRVRDACRELLEAGAYEAVVAAVADRLRADVGEPAPVARTVVANPEGVLFDRVVHTRVSRPRVSWGPLPDISAWIEAEDGATPFVLALVDHEGGDVGVYSSDVPEPVVETSPGGETWHVHKVPSGGWSQMRYQRVTENVWRRNAEAVAEEVLSRVRSGPRLVLLAGDPHAVGEVRKGLEGTPAEVVHLQTGTRAEDGGVEARQQAIREALFDHAVARRTELAQTLEDRLGRHEAVAVDVDEVADAFVRGQVDTLLLDPEAAAERTLRPRDHPGLMLGEFPVLKEVPADRALIAAAALTGADVAVERAEALGGRPVAALLRWDQPAEGTGTR, encoded by the coding sequence ATGAGGACGACACTCCTGGCAGACATGTACCAGTCCGCGGGCCCGTTCGCGAGCGTCACCGTCGACGTCAGCCAAGACACCCAGAGTGGTGCCCACGAGCACGAGATCCGGGTCCGCGACGCCTGCCGGGAGCTCCTCGAGGCAGGTGCCTACGAGGCGGTGGTGGCCGCCGTGGCCGACCGCCTCAGGGCCGACGTCGGCGAGCCGGCCCCGGTGGCACGGACGGTGGTGGCGAACCCGGAGGGGGTCCTCTTCGACCGGGTCGTGCACACCCGCGTGAGCCGGCCGCGCGTGTCCTGGGGTCCGCTCCCCGACATCAGCGCCTGGATCGAGGCCGAGGACGGCGCCACCCCGTTCGTGCTCGCGCTCGTCGACCACGAGGGCGGCGACGTGGGCGTCTACAGCTCCGACGTACCCGAGCCGGTGGTCGAGACCTCCCCCGGCGGCGAGACCTGGCACGTGCACAAGGTGCCCTCCGGCGGCTGGTCCCAGATGCGCTACCAGAGGGTCACCGAGAACGTCTGGCGGCGCAATGCCGAGGCGGTCGCCGAGGAGGTCCTCTCCCGCGTGCGCAGCGGCCCGCGACTGGTGCTGCTCGCCGGCGATCCGCACGCCGTCGGCGAGGTCAGGAAGGGCCTCGAGGGCACGCCGGCCGAGGTGGTGCACCTGCAGACCGGCACCCGCGCCGAGGACGGCGGCGTCGAGGCGAGGCAGCAGGCGATCCGGGAGGCGCTGTTCGACCACGCCGTGGCCCGGCGTACCGAGCTCGCGCAGACGCTCGAGGACCGGCTCGGCCGCCACGAGGCGGTCGCCGTCGACGTCGACGAGGTCGCCGACGCGTTCGTGCGCGGCCAGGTCGACACGCTGCTGCTGGACCCGGAGGCGGCCGCGGAGCGGACGCTGCGGCCCCGGGACCACCCGGGGCTGATGCTCGGCGAGTTCCCCGTGCTCAAGGAGGTCCCGGCGGACCGGGCCCTGATCGCGGCCGCTGCGCTGACCGGCGCGGACGTCGCCGTCGAGCGCGCCGAGGCGCTCGGCGGCCGCCCGGTCGCCGCACTGCTGAGGTGGGACCAGCCCGCCGAGGGCACCGGCACGCGCTAG
- a CDS encoding YihY/virulence factor BrkB family protein — protein sequence MPGLVDRFDELQRRRRALSIPLGVVYKFFDDQGGYLAAILTYYAFLAIFPILLIASSVLGFLIQGDAQLRQTILDSALGQFPIVGTQLGLPEGLRGSTSAVVVGALTALYGVVGLGQAALNAVNTTWAVPRNSRLNPVMSRLRSLGLMVAAGLTLLALAVLSTVASNVDAFSERVAAWLQVLAPLASVAITAVVLSLMLAVATQQRHRFRTVLPGGITIAVLWHVLQLFGGIYVSGVINRVSEMNGVFAVVLGLIALIYLGSASAVIGMEINVVLARDLYPRALLTPFTDAVELTDADRRVYTDYARAQRHKGFEQVEVTFRPRDEAAEDRLRGT from the coding sequence GTGCCCGGGTTGGTGGATCGATTCGACGAGCTGCAACGGCGTCGCCGTGCCCTCAGCATCCCGCTCGGCGTGGTCTACAAGTTCTTCGACGACCAGGGCGGCTACCTCGCGGCCATCCTGACCTACTACGCGTTCCTGGCGATCTTCCCGATCCTGCTGATCGCCTCCTCGGTGCTGGGCTTCCTGATCCAGGGCGATGCGCAACTGCGCCAGACGATCCTGGACTCGGCACTCGGGCAGTTCCCCATCGTCGGCACCCAGCTCGGCCTTCCCGAAGGGCTGCGCGGCAGCACGTCGGCGGTGGTGGTCGGTGCGCTGACCGCCCTGTACGGCGTCGTCGGGCTCGGCCAGGCGGCGCTGAACGCCGTCAACACGACCTGGGCCGTGCCGCGCAACAGCCGTCTGAACCCGGTGATGAGCCGGCTCCGCAGCCTCGGGCTGATGGTGGCGGCCGGCCTCACTCTGCTGGCGCTCGCGGTGCTGTCGACGGTGGCCAGCAACGTCGACGCCTTCAGCGAGCGGGTGGCGGCCTGGCTGCAGGTGCTGGCGCCCCTGGCGTCGGTGGCGATCACGGCCGTCGTGCTGTCGCTGATGCTGGCCGTGGCGACCCAGCAGCGGCACCGGTTCCGGACGGTGCTGCCCGGCGGCATCACCATCGCGGTGCTGTGGCACGTGCTGCAGCTCTTCGGCGGCATCTACGTGAGCGGCGTGATCAACCGCGTCAGTGAGATGAACGGCGTCTTCGCGGTAGTGCTGGGGCTGATCGCGCTGATCTACCTCGGATCGGCGTCGGCGGTGATCGGCATGGAGATCAACGTGGTCCTGGCCCGCGACCTGTATCCCCGGGCGCTGTTGACGCCGTTCACCGACGCGGTGGAGCTCACCGACGCCGACCGGCGGGTCTACACCGACTACGCGCGGGCCCAGCGGCACAAGGGGTTCGAGCAGGTCGAGGTGACCTTCCGCCCTCGGGACGAGGCCGCTGAAGACAGGTTGCGCGGCACCTGA
- a CDS encoding PP2C family protein-serine/threonine phosphatase codes for MTPPEGLPQSWVEALLDDDPEELYQRAPCGLLSTTPDGELVRVNKTFLDWTGYRREDLVGRRSFVSLLSPGGRLYHETHYAPMLQMQGQVREVALELVRADGSRLPVLINAVLDRDPDGEPRAARVVLLDATERRRYEQELLLAKQRAEASELRARELARTLQQTLLPPAPPTIPGLDFSAAFRPAGHGAEVGGDFWDAFQIGPDDWVVVLGDVCGKGVEAAVVTSLVRHTLRAVVIGLHAPSQALAVLNEVLLVHETDRFCTVVLVRLQRQGATWRATLGSGGHPAPLLLSPGSPAVPVSGSGPLVGVLDNARFEDRRLTLGVGDKLLLFTDGVTEGRRDRELYGDARLRSCAERHRGSTEELASAVLEDVVMFQHGNPRDDVAVVALGVPG; via the coding sequence GTGACACCACCCGAAGGACTGCCCCAGAGCTGGGTGGAGGCCCTCCTCGACGACGACCCCGAGGAGCTCTACCAGCGGGCGCCCTGCGGGCTGCTGTCGACGACGCCGGACGGCGAGCTCGTGCGTGTCAACAAGACCTTCCTCGACTGGACCGGCTACCGGCGCGAGGACCTGGTCGGGCGCCGCAGCTTCGTGAGCCTGCTCAGCCCGGGCGGCCGGCTCTACCACGAGACGCACTACGCGCCGATGCTGCAGATGCAGGGCCAGGTGCGGGAGGTGGCGCTCGAGCTGGTGCGCGCCGACGGCAGCCGGTTGCCGGTCCTCATCAACGCGGTGCTGGACCGCGACCCGGACGGCGAGCCGCGGGCCGCTCGCGTCGTCCTCCTCGACGCGACCGAACGGCGGCGCTACGAGCAGGAGCTGCTGCTCGCCAAGCAGCGCGCCGAGGCCTCGGAGCTGCGGGCCCGGGAGCTGGCCCGGACGCTGCAGCAGACCCTGCTGCCGCCCGCCCCACCGACGATCCCCGGCCTCGACTTCTCCGCGGCCTTCCGGCCGGCCGGCCACGGCGCGGAGGTGGGCGGCGACTTCTGGGACGCCTTCCAGATCGGCCCCGACGACTGGGTGGTGGTGCTGGGAGACGTGTGCGGCAAGGGTGTCGAGGCCGCGGTGGTCACCTCGCTGGTCCGGCACACCCTGCGCGCGGTGGTCATCGGTCTGCACGCGCCGAGCCAGGCGCTGGCGGTGCTCAACGAGGTGCTGCTCGTCCACGAGACCGACCGGTTCTGCACCGTCGTCCTGGTGCGTCTGCAGCGGCAGGGGGCCACCTGGCGGGCGACGCTCGGCTCCGGCGGGCACCCGGCTCCGCTGCTGCTCTCCCCCGGCTCTCCGGCGGTCCCGGTCAGCGGCTCGGGACCTCTGGTCGGGGTCCTGGACAACGCGCGCTTCGAGGACCGCCGGCTCACCCTGGGCGTCGGGGACAAGCTGCTGCTGTTCACCGACGGGGTCACCGAGGGCCGGCGCGATCGCGAGCTGTACGGCGACGCGCGGCTCCGCTCGTGTGCCGAGCGGCACCGGGGCTCCACCGAGGAGCTCGCCTCGGCCGTGCTCGAGGACGTCGTGATGTTCCAGCACGGGAACCCCCGCGACGACGTCGCGGTCGTGGCGCTCGGCGTGCCCGGCTGA
- a CDS encoding alpha/beta fold hydrolase — protein sequence MDALARNNVSVTGPADAQPLLFVHGFGCDQNMWRYVAPAFTADYRVVTFDLMGAGGSDLSDYDPERYSTLQGYAEDVLAVCEALDLQDVVFVGHSVAAMIGVRAVTTAPERFAAMVMVSPSPRYIDDDGYVGGFSEQDIHELLDSLDSNYLGWSSAMAPVIMGNEDRPELGQELTASFCRTDPEIARKFARVTFLSDSRDDLPAVSVPTLVLQCTNDVIAPVQVGEFVRDAVPHATLTMLEATGHCPNLSAPRETVAAIEPFLRTQAPTRR from the coding sequence ATGGACGCCCTCGCCCGCAACAACGTCTCGGTGACGGGCCCTGCCGACGCGCAGCCGCTGCTGTTCGTGCACGGCTTCGGCTGTGACCAGAACATGTGGCGCTACGTCGCGCCCGCGTTCACCGCGGACTACCGCGTCGTCACCTTCGACCTGATGGGGGCCGGCGGCTCCGACCTCTCCGACTACGACCCGGAGCGCTACTCCACGCTGCAGGGATACGCCGAGGACGTCCTCGCGGTGTGCGAGGCGCTCGACCTGCAGGACGTCGTCTTCGTCGGCCACTCGGTGGCGGCGATGATCGGCGTGCGCGCGGTCACCACCGCTCCGGAACGGTTCGCGGCGATGGTGATGGTCTCGCCGTCGCCGCGCTACATCGACGACGACGGCTACGTCGGCGGCTTCTCCGAGCAGGACATCCACGAGCTGCTCGACTCGCTGGACAGCAACTACCTCGGCTGGTCGAGCGCCATGGCGCCGGTCATCATGGGCAACGAGGACAGGCCCGAGCTCGGCCAGGAGCTCACCGCGAGCTTCTGCCGCACCGACCCCGAGATCGCCCGGAAGTTCGCCCGCGTCACGTTCCTCTCCGACTCCCGCGACGACCTGCCCGCCGTCTCGGTGCCGACGCTGGTGCTCCAGTGCACCAACGACGTGATCGCGCCGGTGCAGGTGGGCGAGTTCGTGCGCGACGCCGTCCCGCACGCCACGCTGACGATGCTCGAGGCCACGGGCCACTGCCCCAACCTGAGCGCCCCCCGCGAGACCGTGGCCGCCATCGAGCCCTTCCTCCGCACGCAGGCGCCGACCCGACGGTGA
- a CDS encoding glycerophosphodiester phosphodiesterase translates to MRAPRLLLALLLTGTALLAAPAARADAQALDIAHRGASSRAPENTLVSIRAGIRDGGQLAEIDVRRSKDGRLVLLHDAGLARTTDVEQVFPGRAPWNVGDFTYAELQQLDAGSWMSDRYAGKRIPTLDQVLQLLAERRQGLLLEIKEPQLYPGVEAEVAATLHDFPGWFAWGVRSRRLLVHSFDYDSMRLFSTLEPAVRIGLLGRPARTRLAGLSSWADVIGVPHTRARRSYVAAVHQQGMDVFLWTVDAAADMKRALHIGGDGVITNRPAVLARVIRNAG, encoded by the coding sequence ATGCGCGCACCACGCCTTCTGCTTGCCCTGCTGCTCACCGGCACCGCCCTCCTCGCCGCGCCGGCCGCCCGGGCCGACGCCCAGGCCCTGGACATCGCTCACCGCGGCGCCAGCAGCCGGGCGCCGGAGAACACCCTGGTCTCGATCCGCGCCGGGATCAGGGACGGCGGGCAGCTCGCGGAGATCGACGTACGGCGCAGCAAGGACGGCCGGCTCGTGCTGCTGCACGATGCCGGCCTCGCGCGCACCACCGACGTCGAGCAGGTCTTCCCGGGCCGGGCGCCCTGGAATGTCGGCGACTTCACCTACGCCGAGCTCCAGCAGCTGGACGCCGGCTCCTGGATGTCCGACCGGTACGCCGGGAAGCGCATCCCGACCCTGGACCAGGTGCTGCAGCTCCTGGCCGAGCGCCGCCAGGGGCTGCTGCTGGAGATCAAGGAGCCGCAGCTCTACCCGGGCGTCGAGGCGGAGGTCGCCGCGACCCTGCACGACTTCCCGGGCTGGTTCGCCTGGGGCGTCCGCTCCCGGCGCCTGCTGGTGCACTCCTTCGACTACGACTCGATGCGCCTGTTCTCCACGCTCGAGCCGGCGGTCCGGATCGGGCTGCTCGGCCGGCCGGCGCGCACCCGGTTGGCGGGTCTCTCCTCGTGGGCCGACGTGATCGGCGTCCCGCACACCCGGGCCCGCCGCTCGTACGTCGCCGCCGTGCACCAGCAGGGCATGGACGTCTTCCTGTGGACCGTCGACGCCGCAGCCGACATGAAGCGGGCGTTGCACATCGGCGGCGACGGCGTGATCACGAACCGTCCGGCCGTGCTCGCGCGGGTGATCCGCAACGCGGGCTGA